One segment of Atribacterota bacterium DNA contains the following:
- a CDS encoding ABC transporter permease subunit, translated as MMKSFFEELTPELEKTALLDGCRRLGAFIQIAMPLVTPGLVVTALFCFMFSWNEFLFALILGCSKAVPITINIAGLIRGREILWAAISAVSIVAGVPIIVIATILQRYLVRGLTLGAVKG; from the coding sequence ATGATGAAGAGTTTCTTTGAAGAGCTCACTCCCGAACTTGAAAAAACCGCACTGTTGGATGGCTGTAGGAGATTGGGAGCGTTTATCCAGATTGCCATGCCCCTGGTTACACCGGGACTGGTGGTTACAGCTCTTTTCTGTTTCATGTTTTCGTGGAATGAGTTCCTCTTTGCCTTGATTCTGGGGTGCTCTAAAGCGGTTCCCATCACCATCAATATTGCCGGACTTATCAGGGGGCGCGAAATTTTATGGGCAGCAATTTCAGCAGTATCAATCGTAGCGGGCGTTCCCATCATCGTCATTGCCACCATCCTCCAGAGATACCTGGTGCGGGGGTTAACCCTGGGCGCCGTGAAGGGGTAA